Proteins encoded within one genomic window of Glycine soja cultivar W05 chromosome 1, ASM419377v2, whole genome shotgun sequence:
- the LOC114368851 gene encoding uncharacterized protein LOC114368851 → MLLCGVGDNDDGGGVSNDDIRDPSSGCGGNDSKSGSGGVGGSDDDSGGGDIVGGDDPMVVVVVMIEVVVAMVVVVLMALAMLVTLVAVVVVIMSVVAMMVVVAVVAVTSDIGGGGNNGGIGGGGGDDGDGNDGGAN, encoded by the coding sequence ATGCTTTTGTGTGGGGTTGGTGACaatgatgatggtggtggtgtcAGCAACGACGATATTAGAGATCCTAGTAGTGGTTGCGGTGGCAATGATAGTAAAAGTGGTAGTGGTGGTGTTGGCGGTAGCGATGACGATAGTGGTGGTGGTGACATTGTTGGTGGGGACGACccaatggtggtggtggtggtgatgataGAGGTGGTAGTAGCAATGGTAGTGGTGGTGTTAATGGCGTTGGCAATGTTGGTGACATTGGTGGCGGTGGTAGTAGTAATAATGTCGGTGGTGGCAATGATGGTGGTGGTAGCGGTGGTGGCGGTGACAAGTGATATTGGTGGTGGTGGGAATAACGGTGGTATTGGTGGTGGTGGCGGTGATGATGGTGATGGTAATGATGGTGGGGCCAACTAA